The following coding sequences are from one Sylvia atricapilla isolate bSylAtr1 chromosome 15, bSylAtr1.pri, whole genome shotgun sequence window:
- the SMIM10L3 gene encoding salivary gland specific protein SAGSIN1 produces the protein MAAALSALAARLSQSAAARSYGVFCKGLTRTLLIFFDLAWKLRINFPYLYIVASMMLNVRLQVHIEIH, from the exons ATGGCGGCGGCTCTGTCCGCGCTCGCTGCCAGGCTCTCCCAGTCGGCCGCGGCCAGGTCCTACGGCGTGTTCTGCAAGGGGCTCACCAGGACCCTCCTCATCTTCTTCGACCTGGCCTGGAAGCTCCGTATCAACTTCCCTTACCTCTACATCGTCGCCTCCATGATGCTGAACGTGCGGCTGCAG GTCCATATTGAGATCCATTGA